In a single window of the Candidatus Krumholzibacteriia bacterium genome:
- the uvrC gene encoding excinuclease ABC subunit UvrC — MTLPARLSEKLRRIPPSPGVYFFKDSSGKILYVGKARKLSSRVASYFSRAQTPHRIRLLVRKIADIDYLVFENDLEALLAENNFIKEHSPPYNIRLKDDKSYPYVRVSLEEELPRVFLTRSIDEKRSRYFGPYTDLGSLKATLRILKSLFPIRDCPGDVRFQSLDRECLYYHIDRCKAPCTGRQSVDHYRADVDRVILCLSGKVEHLIEETRGKMESSSEELRYEEAARHRDTLDGLEKMRRHQRAEIYGGGDRDAIAMARDGRESCLVLMRIRSGKLMASETFTFRNSLEESDDEVLLAFLKQFYDRVLQCPGEILIPHHLEEAPLLESWLELRFEQRVKVRVPLRGLGKSLLLMAEDNARTKLDELLMTGPGRAGKVPPEIFELRDVLQIPFLPRLIDGIDISNTGDVELVASLVRYRDGVPQRSQYRHFRIRTGTGQDDFASIREVVLRRYRALKERKEDFPDLLLIDGGKGQLSSAFSALEELEVEGQTLISLAKKEETVYQAERPESPLILPPSSAALKLLQQVRNESHRFAVEFHRKRRGKRSLSSELDSIPGLGPARRDALLKHFKDLRRIRAAALDELMQVPGFGEALARQVIESLKEGNET; from the coding sequence TTGACACTCCCGGCCCGTCTTTCAGAAAAGCTGCGGCGCATTCCGCCTTCCCCCGGGGTTTACTTTTTCAAGGACTCCAGCGGCAAGATCCTCTATGTCGGCAAGGCTCGCAAGCTGTCCAGCAGAGTGGCCTCCTATTTCTCCAGGGCTCAGACCCCGCATCGGATTCGACTTCTGGTGAGGAAGATCGCAGACATCGATTACCTCGTCTTCGAAAATGACCTGGAAGCCCTGCTCGCAGAGAACAACTTCATCAAGGAACATTCTCCTCCCTACAACATTCGCCTCAAGGACGACAAGAGCTATCCCTATGTGCGGGTCAGTCTGGAAGAGGAACTGCCTCGGGTTTTCCTGACACGCTCAATCGATGAAAAGAGGAGCCGCTACTTCGGACCCTATACGGATCTCGGAAGCCTGAAAGCCACGCTGAGAATCCTGAAGAGTCTCTTCCCGATTCGTGACTGTCCCGGGGATGTCCGTTTCCAGAGCCTCGACCGGGAATGCCTTTACTACCACATAGACCGTTGCAAGGCGCCCTGTACAGGTCGCCAGTCGGTGGATCACTATCGCGCTGATGTGGATCGGGTGATTCTCTGTCTGTCTGGAAAGGTGGAGCATCTCATTGAGGAAACTCGAGGCAAGATGGAGTCGTCTTCAGAGGAACTTCGCTATGAAGAGGCCGCAAGACATCGGGACACTCTCGACGGCTTGGAGAAGATGAGGCGTCATCAGCGGGCAGAGATCTATGGGGGAGGGGATCGGGATGCCATCGCAATGGCCCGGGATGGAAGGGAGTCCTGTCTCGTCCTGATGCGAATCCGGTCCGGGAAGTTGATGGCCAGTGAGACTTTTACCTTCCGGAACAGTCTGGAAGAGTCTGACGATGAAGTGCTTCTTGCATTCCTCAAGCAATTCTACGACAGGGTTCTTCAGTGCCCGGGCGAGATCCTGATTCCCCATCATCTGGAGGAAGCTCCGCTTCTTGAGTCCTGGTTAGAGCTGCGCTTTGAGCAAAGAGTCAAGGTACGGGTTCCACTGCGGGGCCTCGGGAAGTCCCTTCTTCTCATGGCCGAGGACAATGCCCGCACGAAACTCGACGAGCTACTGATGACCGGTCCGGGCAGGGCCGGCAAGGTGCCTCCGGAAATCTTCGAACTTCGGGATGTCCTTCAGATCCCCTTCTTGCCCCGACTCATTGACGGGATTGACATTTCCAATACAGGAGATGTGGAGCTGGTAGCTTCGCTTGTCAGATATCGAGACGGAGTCCCGCAGAGATCCCAGTATCGGCATTTCCGGATTCGCACCGGCACAGGCCAGGATGACTTTGCGTCGATTCGCGAAGTTGTACTTCGCCGCTACCGGGCTTTGAAGGAAAGAAAGGAAGACTTCCCCGATCTCCTTTTGATCGATGGAGGAAAGGGTCAACTGTCCTCGGCTTTCTCGGCTCTTGAAGAACTTGAAGTAGAGGGCCAGACCTTGATTTCCCTGGCCAAGAAGGAGGAAACGGTCTATCAGGCTGAGCGTCCTGAGAGTCCGCTGATTCTCCCTCCTTCTTCCGCTGCTTTGAAGCTACTGCAACAGGTACGCAATGAGTCCCATCGTTTCGCAGTGGAGTTCCATCGCAAGAGGCGTGGGAAACGGAGTCTCTCCTCGGAACTGGACTCCATTCCCGGTCTTGGCCCTGCACGGCGGGATGCTCTTCTGAAGCACTTCAAGGATCTTCGCAGGATTCGCGCTGCCGCACTGGATGAGTTAATGCAGGTTCCCGGTTTCGGGGAAGCCCTCGCCAGACAGGTGATCGAAAGTCTGAAGGAGGGAAATGAAACCTGA
- the rpsT gene encoding 30S ribosomal protein S20: protein MPHHKSCKKRLKTSNKKRLYNRAYKTELRHKVRDFRALMDAEQATGELPGLVSMLDRLCKKGILKKETASRLKSRLYSHCNSLG from the coding sequence ATGCCTCATCACAAGTCATGTAAGAAGAGACTGAAGACCAGTAACAAGAAGCGCCTCTACAATCGCGCTTACAAGACCGAGTTACGCCACAAGGTTCGTGATTTCCGTGCTCTGATGGATGCGGAACAGGCCACCGGCGAACTCCCCGGTCTTGTCTCCATGCTTGATCGCCTGTGCAAGAAAGGGATCCTGAAGAAGGAGACCGCAAGCAGGCTCAAGAGTCGCCTCTATTCCCATTGCAATTCTCTGGGCTAG
- a CDS encoding HD family hydrolase codes for MKNFDEWVHDLLDLKRCPRSGWFRIGIERPESVADHSFAVGLLAWQIAEREGLDSGKALLMGLLHDFHEAKLGDIPTPFKKWLGLERVLEAEEAIQNSQWEGLPGKGREVLEELMKGESPEASLVHAIDALEFAFQALRYREAGNQGAELFLEGMRDSAAAKHPLTSGLLEELLDKKKPPKGE; via the coding sequence ATGAAGAACTTCGATGAATGGGTCCATGATCTTCTGGATCTCAAAAGATGCCCTCGCAGTGGCTGGTTTCGCATTGGCATAGAGAGACCCGAATCCGTGGCGGATCACAGCTTTGCTGTCGGGCTCCTTGCCTGGCAAATTGCCGAGAGAGAGGGGCTGGATTCAGGGAAAGCTCTCCTGATGGGACTGCTTCATGATTTCCATGAAGCAAAGCTGGGCGACATTCCCACACCCTTCAAGAAGTGGCTCGGGCTGGAGAGGGTTCTGGAAGCAGAAGAAGCGATTCAGAATTCCCAGTGGGAAGGACTTCCTGGAAAGGGACGGGAGGTTCTGGAGGAACTCATGAAAGGAGAGAGTCCGGAAGCATCGCTGGTTCATGCGATTGATGCTCTGGAGTTTGCCTTTCAGGCCCTGCGATACCGGGAGGCGGGGAATCAGGGTGCCGAGTTGTTTCTGGAGGGGATGAGAGACTCCGCTGCGGCGAAGCATCCCCTGACTTCGGGCCTGCTGGAGGAATTACTGGACAAAAAAAAACCCCCGAAGGGGGAGTAG
- the argF gene encoding ornithine carbamoyltransferase: MTFPKDFLSIADWGSDELSHVLELAMEQKRKLKAGEDLSSLKAGKTLALIFHKPSLRTRVSFEVAITQLGGLSLYITDREIGLGSREAPQDVARVMERYVDGIMIRTFAHEQALSLARNATHIPVINGLTDLLHPCQVMADLQTILEHKGTLENLRVVYLGDGNNMANSWIHAAARFPFELVISNPSGYEPSQEVLDNARKIQPSLRYENILDPARAVDGADVIYTDVWASMGQEEETEARKAVFAPYQVNQSLLEKTGKKDTIVMHCLPAHRGDEITDEVLDGPRSVVFDEAENRLHAQRAILTLVM, from the coding sequence ATGACATTCCCGAAGGACTTTCTGTCTATTGCAGACTGGGGAAGCGATGAGTTGAGCCATGTTCTCGAACTGGCTATGGAACAGAAGCGAAAGCTGAAAGCGGGAGAAGACCTGAGTTCACTGAAGGCCGGAAAGACGCTGGCCCTGATCTTTCACAAGCCCAGCCTGCGCACTCGTGTGAGTTTTGAAGTTGCCATTACGCAACTGGGGGGGCTGAGCCTTTACATTACGGATCGTGAGATTGGTCTCGGCAGTCGCGAAGCTCCCCAGGATGTTGCCCGGGTTATGGAACGCTATGTGGATGGAATCATGATTCGAACCTTTGCCCATGAGCAGGCTCTTTCTCTTGCCAGAAACGCAACGCACATTCCCGTAATCAATGGTCTGACGGATCTCCTGCATCCCTGCCAGGTCATGGCGGATTTGCAGACGATTCTGGAGCACAAGGGAACTTTGGAAAACCTGCGGGTGGTCTACCTGGGAGATGGAAACAACATGGCGAACAGCTGGATTCATGCGGCTGCACGCTTTCCTTTCGAGTTGGTGATCTCCAATCCATCAGGATATGAACCCAGTCAGGAGGTTCTGGACAATGCGCGCAAGATTCAGCCTTCCCTGCGCTATGAGAACATTCTGGACCCTGCAAGGGCCGTGGATGGTGCCGATGTGATTTACACGGATGTTTGGGCCAGCATGGGGCAGGAAGAGGAGACGGAAGCGAGAAAAGCCGTCTTTGCTCCCTATCAGGTGAATCAGTCCCTGCTAGAAAAAACCGGAAAAAAGGACACGATTGTAATGCATTGTCTGCCGGCTCACCGGGGCGATGAGATTACGGATGAAGTTCTCGACGGTCCCCGGTCGGTGGTCTTTGACGAAGCAGAAAACCGTCTCCACGCACAAAGAGCCATCCTGACTCTGGTTATGTGA
- a CDS encoding tyrosine recombinase XerC translates to MKILQKYRDYLGVEKSFSPRTVDAYARDVRQFLEFLDWAGELETLDLDRNLMRRYLSLLRRGELGGKALGDRSLARKLSSLRSFYRFLRQSHLLEANPAALLDPPKTRKKLPVAAEEARIHRMMALPDTGNARGLRDRCILELLYGTGIRLSELLGITLGDLDLQNASLRVLGKGNRERILPLQGEASRLARRWRDSLGVQESSSPLFPGRKGILSARTVQRVVSRYLGQAAALDRVSPHVLRHSFATHLLDRGADLRAIQELLGHASLSSTQVYTHLSMKKLKETHRRAHPRA, encoded by the coding sequence ATGAAGATTCTTCAAAAATACAGGGATTATCTTGGGGTGGAAAAATCCTTTTCTCCCCGAACCGTGGACGCTTATGCCCGCGATGTTCGGCAGTTTCTGGAGTTTCTGGACTGGGCCGGGGAACTGGAAACTCTGGATCTGGACAGAAACCTGATGCGTCGCTACCTGTCCCTTCTTCGCAGGGGAGAGCTGGGGGGCAAGGCTCTTGGCGACAGAAGCCTGGCACGCAAATTGTCTTCCCTTCGTTCCTTCTATCGGTTCCTCCGGCAAAGTCATCTTCTTGAGGCAAATCCGGCTGCTTTGCTTGATCCTCCCAAGACCCGGAAGAAGCTGCCTGTCGCTGCAGAAGAGGCGCGCATCCATCGAATGATGGCGCTTCCGGACACTGGCAATGCGCGAGGACTCAGGGACCGCTGCATTCTGGAACTGCTTTATGGAACTGGCATTCGGCTGAGTGAATTGCTGGGCATCACCCTGGGAGATCTGGACCTGCAGAACGCCAGCCTCCGGGTGCTGGGAAAGGGCAATCGGGAGAGGATCCTTCCCCTGCAGGGAGAAGCCAGTAGGCTGGCACGACGTTGGCGGGATTCACTCGGAGTTCAGGAGTCCTCTTCCCCGCTCTTCCCCGGGCGAAAGGGGATCCTCAGTGCCCGTACTGTTCAGCGAGTTGTTTCTCGTTACCTCGGTCAAGCGGCAGCTCTGGACAGGGTGAGCCCTCACGTCCTTCGCCACAGTTTTGCCACCCATCTTCTGGACAGGGGCGCAGACCTGAGGGCCATCCAGGAACTACTGGGCCATGCGAGCCTGAGTAGCACTCAAGTCTACACCCATTTGAGCATGAAGAAACTGAAAGAGACCCATCGACGGGCCCACCCACGAGCCTAG
- the trmFO gene encoding methylenetetrahydrofolate--tRNA-(uracil(54)-C(5))-methyltransferase (FADH(2)-oxidizing) TrmFO → MKEVLIVGGGLAGAEAALYLSSRGIPVRLMEMKPEKHSPAHRLPGLAELVCSNSLKSRLPDTASGLFKEELRLLGSQLLPIAEDCSLPAGGALAVDPRVFSENVSRAVSEAGVLVVSEEAVEIPSGEWVVMASGPLSSEALSVSIEKHFGEDRLSFYDAIAPSVSRDSLDDEFLFEASRYGKGDPDYLNAGLNAGEYEALIQALLDADTFPSRSFEKGVPFFESCLPVEEIASRGNDTLRHGAFRPVGLIDPRTGERPWAVLQLRRENLEGSVWGLVGCQTKLKQGEQDRIFRMIPALRNAEFLRYGAMHRNFFLDFPSTLSPFQESFRRKGLFFAGQITGVEGYVESMGSGLLAARHIADRMEGRKAALPPRETLTASLLAFLVGQEAGKSQPMNVNFGLLPGLEKRVGKKSARKAAYCERSLEALEAWLKSR, encoded by the coding sequence ATGAAGGAAGTCCTGATTGTCGGCGGTGGATTGGCCGGAGCAGAGGCCGCACTGTACTTGTCGTCCCGCGGGATCCCCGTTCGTCTGATGGAAATGAAGCCGGAGAAACACTCTCCGGCTCACCGCTTGCCTGGTCTTGCGGAACTCGTCTGTAGCAACTCTCTCAAATCCCGGCTTCCTGATACGGCCTCCGGTCTCTTCAAGGAGGAACTTCGCCTTCTCGGGAGCCAGCTTCTTCCCATCGCTGAAGACTGTTCTCTTCCTGCGGGAGGGGCGCTGGCGGTGGATCCCCGGGTATTCTCCGAGAATGTCAGCCGTGCCGTTTCGGAGGCAGGGGTGCTAGTGGTTTCAGAAGAAGCCGTGGAAATCCCTTCGGGCGAATGGGTCGTGATGGCCTCTGGCCCTCTCAGCTCCGAAGCCCTCTCCGTGTCCATCGAAAAGCACTTTGGGGAAGATCGTCTCAGTTTCTATGACGCCATCGCCCCGAGCGTTTCCCGCGACAGCCTTGATGACGAGTTTCTCTTTGAGGCCAGTCGCTATGGGAAGGGCGATCCCGACTACCTGAACGCAGGCTTGAACGCTGGCGAATACGAGGCCCTGATTCAGGCTCTACTGGATGCGGACACCTTTCCTTCCCGCTCCTTTGAGAAGGGAGTTCCCTTCTTCGAGTCCTGCCTTCCCGTAGAAGAGATTGCTTCCAGGGGGAATGACACCCTTCGGCACGGGGCCTTCCGCCCCGTGGGTCTTATTGATCCAAGGACGGGAGAGCGTCCCTGGGCAGTTCTGCAACTTAGGCGGGAAAACCTGGAAGGCAGCGTCTGGGGACTGGTGGGATGCCAGACCAAGCTGAAGCAAGGGGAACAGGATCGGATCTTTCGGATGATCCCCGCCCTTCGCAATGCGGAATTCCTTCGCTATGGAGCCATGCACCGGAATTTCTTTCTCGACTTCCCGAGTACTCTCAGTCCCTTTCAGGAGAGCTTCAGAAGGAAGGGGCTCTTTTTCGCGGGCCAGATTACCGGAGTGGAAGGCTATGTGGAATCCATGGGTAGCGGACTTCTGGCAGCCCGGCATATTGCCGATCGCATGGAGGGTCGCAAAGCAGCGCTTCCTCCCCGAGAGACGCTGACGGCCTCTCTTCTGGCCTTCCTTGTGGGCCAGGAGGCGGGCAAGAGCCAGCCCATGAATGTGAACTTCGGTCTCCTGCCTGGCCTCGAGAAGAGAGTGGGCAAGAAATCCGCCCGAAAAGCAGCCTATTGCGAGAGAAGTCTGGAGGCGCTTGAGGCCTGGCTGAAGTCTCGCTGA
- the topA gene encoding type I DNA topoisomerase encodes MAKTLIILESPTKSKTFEKVLGKKDFRILASKGHVIDLPKSKLGIDLEKNFEPQFVTIRGKAKVLKELKEAAKSVDRVLLATDPDREGEAIAWHLYQQLLPVQPEVHRILLNEITKEAIQKAVQNPVAVDRNKVEAQQARRVLDRLVGYQISPVLWKVFYYGLSAGRVQSVALRLIVEREREREAFIPVEYWSLEADLKAPSGEILESKLNQWEGKKAEISDEASMKEILDHLEGKSYQISKVEKKERKRSPEPPHITSTLQREASSRLSYNAKRTMVIAQQLYEGIEIGDEGAEGLITYMRTDSVRVSDSAREEHRQYVQQHFGKDYLPSKDRHFKSKKSAQDAHEAIRPTSAERSPESLKSRLSKEQLAVYTLIWNRFMASLMSDARFEATRVDIEAGKALFRVTGNRLVFDGFRRVSTGKDQEKLLPEMKEGDLLDLEKLHPKQHFTEPSPRYSEASLIKELEEKGIGRPSTYATIVSTIQSRDYLALDDNRRFFPTELGSSVWTFLDRGFPTLFEVGFTASMEEELDKVEVGEEPWTEVVEHLYTPLKNSIEGVEERIEEIRADLREMTEIECEKCQSPMLKTWGRNGRFLACSKWPDCKFSRPIEDPDPAGDQKCPECDSGMFIRRGRFGRFAACERYPDCKGTSSLEIGVPCPREECKGGQIVEKRSKRGRIFFGCNKYPECDYASWNRPVPEPCPDCESMVVEKSSKAKGNFRQCTVCKLEIPY; translated from the coding sequence ATGGCGAAGACCCTCATTATTCTTGAAAGCCCCACAAAGTCCAAAACCTTCGAGAAGGTGCTCGGGAAGAAGGATTTCCGGATCCTGGCGAGCAAGGGCCATGTGATCGACCTGCCCAAGAGCAAGTTGGGAATTGACCTTGAAAAGAACTTCGAGCCCCAGTTCGTGACCATTCGTGGCAAGGCGAAAGTGCTCAAGGAACTGAAGGAAGCGGCCAAGTCTGTGGATCGGGTTCTTCTGGCAACAGACCCTGATCGTGAGGGAGAGGCAATTGCCTGGCACCTCTACCAGCAACTCCTGCCAGTACAGCCGGAAGTCCATCGTATCCTCCTGAATGAGATTACCAAAGAGGCTATTCAGAAAGCTGTGCAGAATCCTGTGGCCGTGGACAGGAACAAGGTGGAAGCCCAGCAGGCTCGCCGTGTGCTGGACCGTTTGGTGGGCTATCAGATCAGCCCGGTTCTCTGGAAAGTCTTCTACTATGGACTCAGCGCCGGCAGAGTGCAGAGCGTGGCTCTCCGATTGATTGTGGAAAGGGAACGGGAGAGGGAAGCCTTTATACCCGTTGAATACTGGAGCCTCGAAGCTGACCTCAAGGCACCCTCCGGCGAGATTCTTGAATCGAAGCTGAACCAGTGGGAGGGGAAGAAAGCCGAAATCTCCGATGAAGCTTCGATGAAGGAGATTCTCGACCACCTTGAGGGCAAGAGTTACCAGATCAGCAAGGTGGAGAAGAAGGAGAGGAAGCGTTCTCCGGAACCCCCTCACATTACGAGTACTCTCCAGAGAGAGGCAAGCAGCCGCCTCAGCTACAATGCGAAACGAACCATGGTCATCGCCCAGCAGCTTTATGAAGGAATCGAGATCGGCGATGAAGGGGCCGAGGGTCTGATCACCTACATGCGAACCGACTCTGTCCGTGTTTCCGACAGCGCAAGGGAAGAGCATCGCCAATATGTGCAGCAGCACTTCGGCAAGGATTATCTGCCGTCCAAGGATCGCCATTTCAAGAGCAAGAAAAGTGCTCAGGATGCCCACGAGGCGATTCGTCCGACCTCCGCGGAACGGAGTCCGGAGTCACTCAAGTCGCGGCTGAGCAAAGAGCAACTTGCAGTCTACACCCTGATCTGGAATCGCTTCATGGCCTCCCTGATGTCGGATGCCCGTTTTGAAGCGACTCGCGTGGACATCGAAGCCGGGAAGGCTCTCTTCCGCGTGACGGGAAACCGGCTCGTGTTTGATGGTTTCCGAAGGGTATCCACGGGCAAAGATCAGGAGAAACTCCTGCCAGAGATGAAGGAGGGAGATCTTCTCGACCTCGAGAAACTCCATCCGAAGCAGCACTTCACCGAGCCGAGTCCCCGCTACTCGGAGGCCTCCCTGATCAAGGAACTGGAAGAGAAGGGAATCGGCCGTCCCAGCACCTATGCGACCATCGTGAGTACCATTCAGAGCCGGGACTATCTCGCTCTTGACGACAACCGACGCTTCTTTCCCACCGAATTGGGCAGCAGTGTCTGGACCTTCCTTGATCGGGGATTTCCGACCCTCTTTGAAGTAGGATTTACTGCTTCCATGGAAGAGGAACTCGACAAGGTGGAAGTGGGCGAAGAGCCCTGGACCGAGGTGGTCGAGCATCTCTATACCCCTCTGAAGAATTCGATTGAGGGTGTCGAGGAACGCATTGAAGAAATTCGGGCCGATCTTCGTGAGATGACAGAGATTGAATGCGAGAAATGCCAGAGCCCCATGCTCAAGACCTGGGGCAGAAACGGTCGTTTCCTTGCTTGCAGCAAATGGCCGGACTGCAAGTTTTCCCGTCCGATTGAGGACCCGGATCCTGCCGGTGACCAGAAGTGCCCGGAATGCGACTCCGGCATGTTTATCCGGCGGGGACGCTTCGGACGATTTGCCGCTTGCGAACGCTATCCCGATTGCAAGGGAACGTCTTCTCTGGAAATCGGAGTTCCCTGTCCTCGGGAAGAGTGCAAGGGCGGGCAGATCGTGGAGAAGAGAAGCAAGCGGGGGAGAATCTTCTTCGGTTGCAATAAATATCCGGAGTGCGATTATGCCAGTTGGAACCGCCCGGTCCCCGAACCCTGTCCCGACTGTGAAAGCATGGTGGTGGAGAAGAGCAGCAAGGCCAAGGGCAACTTCCGCCAGTGCACGGTTTGCAAACTCGAGATTCCCTATTAG
- a CDS encoding DUF494 family protein, with product MSKRLMEIFLYILDHGGEGGEAAVGLDEVKDWLEEAGFSSEEIRQAMRYFMQSSASLQEEAAGDDFDPPTLNQEAWDFLEKIQHLGLLWPEEFSEILRRAASMYPEGLGLEEIRFLTASLIFDRDLMPASLSNRLPDSIH from the coding sequence ATGTCCAAGCGCTTGATGGAAATCTTTCTTTACATCCTCGACCATGGGGGCGAGGGCGGTGAAGCGGCAGTGGGTCTGGATGAGGTGAAGGACTGGCTGGAGGAAGCTGGCTTCAGCAGTGAGGAAATCCGCCAGGCAATGCGCTATTTCATGCAATCTTCTGCGTCTCTCCAGGAGGAGGCCGCAGGAGACGACTTCGATCCGCCGACTCTCAATCAGGAGGCCTGGGACTTTCTGGAGAAAATCCAGCACCTGGGACTTCTATGGCCTGAGGAGTTTTCCGAGATTCTTCGGCGCGCTGCGTCCATGTACCCGGAAGGGCTAGGGCTGGAGGAAATCCGTTTCCTTACCGCCTCCCTGATTTTTGACCGAGACCTTATGCCGGCTTCACTTTCGAACCGGCTTCCCGACAGCATTCATTGA